Below is a window of Stappia sp. DNA.
AAGCGCGATTTCGCCCAGACGCAGGGCCTTGACCACCGCGGCCGTGCGGTTGAGCGTATCCAGCTTCTGGCTGGCGCTTTGAATGTGGCCGTGGACCGTGCGCGCCGATATGCCGAGGATCGCGCCGATCTCCCAATTGGTCTTGCCTTCCGCCGCCCATTGCAGGACGTCGCGCTCGCGCTCCGAAAGCTGCCGGCGGCCCCGCCGGATCGGGCGGATCAGGTCGCGCAGCGTCGCATGCGCATAGAGCGCGAGCAGATGCACCGCCGGTCCGTTCTGGCCCGCCAGATCCAGATCCTCGCCCGCCATGGTGACGCAGGCCTGTTCGCCCCGCGCGCCGAAAATGGGCACCGAGAAGCCGTCCCGGAGGCCGAAATCGGCGGCCCGGTTCATCACCCGCTGCGCCTGAAGGTCGTCGCGCGGATAGACGACGTCACGCCACCGGAAGGGGTTGATGGTCTGGCGGGAATGCGCCGCCATGGGGTCGTGCTTGTAGAACCCCTCACGCAAATAGAGATGGTACCAGTCGCGCGGCCAGCCGTTGAAGAGGACGTGATCGCCCAGATCTTCCTGCACGGGCGGCAGCCCGGTCACCAGGAAGGCGCTGAACCCGAAGGTCTCCAGGGCGCTCGACAGCAGATCGACGACATCGTCGACGGATGTGGCGGTGCGTATCCGGTCCACCCGGTCGAGCGCATCATGCGTGGTGGTCGTCAGCCTCATGTCCTTTCCTTTCGCCCGAAGCGGACCCTTCCCCTGAGGCAACATCTGTCAAGACCGCATCGTCTGCTTGTCGCGTCCGGCCGGGGTCTTTTTCCGTCGTCCGGCCGCGCCGCCGCCTCTTTGCGGGCCGCCGCCGCTCCGCGCCATCCGGGACCTGTCGCGTTTGCCACGTCGTGACCGGGTCGGCGAGGGATCCTCGAGCCGCTTGAGTTTTGAATGAGTATGGGTAAAATTCAAGTCGATTCCATAGTCTATTTGTTCCGTATCCAGTAATTCATCCTCACTTCGGAGCGCGACGGATGGCTGCCCGTGAAATCGACGATCTCCAGCGGCTGATCGCATTGATGGACGAGATGATCCGTCTTGCCGCCGCCGACGGATCGCTGCCGAATACGGAGAGCATCTTGCGCATGGCGCGGGAGTGCATCGACGCCGAGAAGGCGCGTGGCCGCCGCAGCGAGCATCTGAACTGAGTGGCGCCGATCGGGTGCCCGTCCCAGGCTCGAGGAGCCACGTCCGCAGGGTTCACCCCCGCCGCGGCGACCCCTTTCGCCGACGCTCGGGGCACTGCTGGTGGAACTCCGCGCGTGAGGGCCGACACCGCGAACCCGATCTCGCACAACGCAGGCGCCGGCGGCAGGGCGCAGTTGGTCGCATAGGGAAACCCCTGAGCCGCACCGAGATGAGCCGCACCGAGATGAGCCGCACCGAGATGAGCCGCGCCCTTTGATCTGCGCCGGGCAGAGCCGCACCGGGCACGGCTCAAGGGGGGGCATTACCGCGCGAAGACCACAAGGGCCACGGCGACGGCAATCATCTGCGCGACGTTGAGCACGACGGAGCCGCGGTGAAGCACGGCGAAGCGCGATCCGGCGCGGGCGTCGCCGGCAAGGTCCGCGTCGCGGGCCCGGTTGATCGCCGGCATCAGGATCTGCCGGGCGACAAGGCCGCCTGCCGCGACAAGAGCGAGCAGGGCGGCCGCCCGGGGTGCCAGCGCGGCCGCGAGAAGCGCCGCGCCGGCCCCGGCAACGATCACGAACAGATAGTACCAGGGAAACACCGCCCGGATGAAGCGGCCGGCGGTCTCCGCCGGCAGCTTGAGGAAGACGAGCGGCGCGAACAGGGCGGAGAAGCTCACCATGCCGCCGAACAGCGTCGCGGCGGCGAGCAGGGCGGCGATCTCAAGCATCGGCGGTTCCCACCCTTGCGTCGGCGCCCGCGCGCCTCGTCAGGTCGCGTGCCGTCAGCAGACGATCGGCCAGCGCCGCGCCGCTGTCGTGGCCGGCCTCGACCCGCGCGCCGAGACACCAGTCGCCGGCGGCGAAGAGTCCGTCCGGTGCGATCTCCAGAAACGGACGGCCGAGCGGCGTTTCGGTCATCGCGTAGCGCCAGCGATGGGCGGCGGCGTGGCGCACCGGGGGCAGCGGCGCGCCGGCCAGATCGCCGAGCGCGGTCAGAAGCCGGGTGCAGGCCTCCTCCTTCGTCAGCTCCAGATGCGCGCGGCTCCAGTCGGGCGTGGCGTGGACCACGAAGCCCGGCGGCTCGCCCGGGCGGCCGGGCTTGCTGGCACTGCGCGCGATCCAGGCGATCGGCCCCGCGTCGCAACGCGCCGCATCCGGCAGACCGGCGGGCGGGGCGTCGAAGGCGACCATCAGCGTCCAGCACGGCGCGATGCGGACGCGCTCCAGCTCCGCCCGCGCGGACCCGTGATCGGGAAGAAGTGCTGCCACCTGCGGCGCGGGCAGGCACAGCGCCACGGCATCGGCGACATGCGCGGATGCCTCGGCTTCCGCAAACGTCAGACGCCAGGTGCCACCGTCGCGCCGCAAGCCTTCGAGCGTGTGCGAGACGCGGATGTCGAGCCCGGTGGCGAGCGGTTTCACCAGCGACGACATGCCGGGGATGCCGACGATCCGCTCCCCCGTGCCGGACGGTGCGGCGTCGATCGCATCGGCGGCGGGCCAGGGGGCCGCCATGCCGGCCTCGATGGCCGCCTTCAGAACCGCCGCGAAGTCGGAGCCATGCGCGCGGGCGAATTGCGCCCCGTGGTCGAAGGTCAGCCCCTCGGCCGTGCGGCGGGTGGCGATGCGTCCGCCGAGGCCCCGCGACTTGTCGAAGACGACCGGCGCGAGGCCGGCGTCGGCAAGACGACGGGCGCAGGTCAGTCCGGCGATGCCGGCGCCGACGATGGCGATGCGGGGGCGGGTGGCTGAGGGCATGCGGCAGGGGCTCCGGGCGCGCGGTGATGGAAGTCTGTTGGGTTTCCGTGTCTTACGCCGTTGCATCGGCACCGGATCGCGGTCCGGCGAAGGCTTGCGGGAATTGTGCTGCGCTGCGGTGCATTATACCCTGCCCGAGGTGCGCGGCACGCACCGACATGACGAGAGGGAGCATGGCCATGTCGGACGCCGCGACAACCCCATTCGCCGGAAGGACCGCCGTGGTCACCGGCGGCACCAAGGGAATCGGCCGCGCCAGTTCCCTGGCCCTTGCGCGCAAGGGGGCGCATGTCATCATCGCCGCGCGGGACTGCGAGGCGGGGGAGGCCGTCGTCGACGAGATCGCGGCCGAGGGCGGGCGGGCGTCGTTCATCCGGACCGACGTCACCTCGTCCGACGATCTCGCGGCCCTGCACAAGACGATCCTGGCGCGACATGGACGGCTCGACATCGCCTTCGACAATGCCGGCTATCAGGAGCGGCGCGCGCCGCTCGTCGAGCAGACGGGCGCGGTGTTCGACAAGGTGTTCGACACCAACGTCAAGGCGGTCTTCGAATGTCTCAGGCTGCAGATCCCGATGATGGCGGCCGCCGGCGGCGGGGCCATCGTCGTCAACGCTTCGGTGAGCGGGCTGCGCAATCCCAATCCCGGCTTTTCCGTCTATTCCGCCTCGAAGGCGGCCGTCATTTCGCTCGTGCGCTCCGCCGCGATGGAGGCGGCGGAACAGGGCGTGCGCATCAATCTCGTCGCCCCCGGGCGGGTCAAGACGGAGATGATGCTGTCGTCCAGGGTCATGGACATGGAGGCGGTCGCCGCCGGGCTGCCGATCCGGCGCATGGGCGAGCCGGAGGAGGTCGCGGAGGCGGTGACCTGGCTTGCCTCGGACGCTGCGTCCTTCGTCGTGGGGCATGTGCTGTGCGTCGACGGCGGTTTCATGACGCTGTGAGGCACGACCTTGCGCCGCAGCCGGCCCTGCCGTCTTGCCGTGCGCCGACATTCCGTCTATCTCCGGGCCGAAGGACGGGCCGTCCGGCCCGCGACCGCACGAACGCGCAGACGGGGATCCGATGGAGCAGTTGAAACTCGCCGCACTCGATCCGGAAGACCTCGCGGTGCTGTCCGCGCAGGTGCAGGACGCGGTGCTCAAGGTGGGCGACATCCGCTATCTGCCCGCCGAGGGGCGGCTGGTGATCGCCATGAACCGCTTCGCCTGGGACAAGACGGAGAGCGGCGCGAAGTCGCAGCATGAACGCCGCCGCGCCGCGCTCTCCTTCGCCCGCATCAGCGATCTCAAGGCGCAGAACATCCGCCAGGACGCCCGCGATGCCGTCCTGTCGCTGCTCGCCGTGGAATATGTCCCCGACGAGGCGCCGGCCGGGCGGATCAACCTGTTGTTCGCCGGCGGCGCGACGCTGTCCTTCGCCGTGGAGTGCATCGAGGCGCAGCTTGCCGATCTGGGGGCCGCCTGGGAAACCGGCAGCAAGCCGCACCACACGCTCGACTGATCCGGCGCGCGCTTCGCGCCTCGACCTTGTGTTCCTCATGACCGGGAGAGCCCGTTGGCCCTTCGCCTGACCGTTACCGACCGCGATTTCCAGGACCGTTTCGCCGCCTTGCTCGCGAGCAAGCGCGAGGCCTCGGCCGACGTCGATGCCGTCGTCGGCGACATCCTGCAGGACGTGCAGCAGCGCGGCGACGCGGCGCTGCTCGACTACACGCGGCGCTTCGACCGGCTCGAGGCGGCCTCGGTGGCCGACCTCGCGGTGAGCGAAGCGGAGATCGAGGCCGCCCTTGCCGCCGTGCCGCAGGCAACCCTCGACGCGCTGACGCTGGCACGCGACCGGATCGCCGCCCATCACCAACGCCAGATGCCGAAGGACGACCGCTACACCGATGCGCTCGGCGTGGAACTCGGCTCCCGCTGGACGGCGATCGCCGCCGTGGGGCTCTATGTGCCGGGCGGCACGGCGAGCTATCCCTCGTCCGTTCTGATGAACGCCGTTCCGGCGCGGGTCGCGGGCGTTGAGCGGGTCGTCATGGTGGTGCCGAGCCCCGATGGCGTGCTCAATCCGCTGGTGCTGGCGGCCGCGCATCTGGCCGGCGTCACCGAGATCTACCGGGTGGGCGGCGCGCAGGCCGTGGCCGCGCTCGCCTATGGGACCGAGACCATCGCGCCGGTCGCCAAGATCGTCGGGCCGGGCAACGCCTATGTGGCCGCCGCCAAGCGCCGCGTCTTCGGCACGGTCGGCATCGACATGATCGCCGGTCCGTCCGAGATCCTCGTGGTCGCCGACGGCGCGAACAATCCCGACTGGATCGCCGCCGATCTGCTGTCGCAGGCCGAGCACGACGTCAGCGCCCAGTCGATCCTCATCACCGACGATGCGGGCTTTGCCGGCGCGGTGGAGCAGGCGGTCGATCGCCAGCTCGCGACATTGCCGCGCGCCGAGGTGGCGGCGGCGAGCTGGCGCGATTTCGGCGCGGTGATCTGCCTCGACACGCTGGAGGCCGCGCCGCCGCTGGTCGATGCCATCGCGCCGGAGCATCTGGAACTCGCCGTCGCCGATCCCGAGGCGCTCTTCGCCCGCATCCGCAATGCCGGCGCGGTGTTTCTCGGCCGCCATACGCCGGAAGCCATCGGCGATTATGTCGGCGGGTCGAACCACGTGCTGCCGACCGCGCGCTCGGCGCGGTTTTCCTCCGGCCTGTCGGTGCTCGATTTCGTCAAGCGCACCTCGCTGCTGCGCTGCACGGCGGAAAGCCTGCGCGACCTCGGGCCCGCCGCGATGGCGCTGGCGGAGGCCGAGGGGCTCGGCGCGCACGCGCGCTCCGTCGGCATCCGGCTGAACCTCTGACGCCGCGCTCCGCCTTCGGGGCGGGCGCGCTCCGGCTGCGGCCTTGTCGAAACGGGCGAAGGCGCGGTAGGAGTGCTTGAGCGAGCGCAGGCGCCGCGATGGCGCGCAGGACGGGACGGACAGATGACGGCATCCGAGGAGGCGGGCGCGCAAGGCACCGCACGCCTGATCGACGTGGAACTCGACGAGGGGTCGATCAGCCGCTCCACGCCCGACATAGAGCATGAGCGCGCGGTCGCGATCTACGATCTGATCGAGGACAATGCCTTCGCGCCGGAAGGCGACGACAAGGGCCCCTACCGGCTGAAGCTGTCGCTGGTGGAAAAGCGCCTCGTCTTCGCCGTGGAGCGCGAAAACGGCGATCCGGTCGTCACCCACCTTTTGTCGCTCACCCCCTTGCGCAAGGTGGTGAAGGATTATTTCCTCATCTGCGAGAGCTACTTCGAGGCCATCAAGACGGCGACGCCGAGCCAGATCGAGGCCATCGACATGGGCCGGCGCGGGGTGCACAACGAAGGCTCGCGCATCCTGATGGAGCGTCTCGAAGGCAAGATCCGGGTGGACATGCAGACCGCCAGACGGCTGTTCACCCTGGTGTGCGCCCTGCACTGGAAGGGGTAACGGGCGTGACGCGGCCGGGAACGGCCCCCGCTGCCGTCCTGTTCGCCTGCGGCATGAATGCGGTGCGCTCGCCCATGGCGGCGGCGCTCACCGAACAGCTTTTCCCGCGCCGCATCTATGTGCGTTCCTGCGGCGTGCGCGAGGGCGAGCCCGATCCCTTCGTCGAGGCGGTGATGCAGGAGATCGGCTGCGATCTCTCCCGCCACCGGCCGAAGACCTTCGAGATGCTGGAGGAATCCGGCTTCGACCTGGTCGTGACGCTGGCCCCGGAGGCGCACCACAAGGCGCTGGAGATGACCCGCACCGAGGCCGTCGACGTGGAATACTGGCCGACCGCCGATCCGACGCTGGCCACCGGCTCGCGCGAGCAGATCCTCGACAGTTACCGCGCCGTCCGCGATCAGCTGATGACCCGCATCAAGACGCGCTTCGGCTGGACGCCGACCCCGGGTGGCTGAGATCGGCGCGAGGGGGCGGAAAATCCCGGGAAAGACTATCGGGGAAAAGACTAGACGATGCGCGCTTTGACAAATGAAAAATCGATTCCAAGCTGGGCGGCCTCTATCGCGTCATGCAGCGGGCCGCTCATGAAGATTACCGAATGCAATTTGGGGTCGACCCAAAGATCGGCGCCATCCAATGCCGATTCAGATACCGCGACATCGCCGTCACTCGGCTCTATCGGCCTCTCCCAGATTTCAACACCGGTTTTTTTGTTTCGCGCAAGCAATTTGGCTTTTTTACTTTCACCGGGCAGAAAGCAGTCCTTCTGCGATCCGAAATTCAGAAAGTAGAACGGACCAGGCAGCCGCGTGGTCTTGTCCATCTCGTAGATCGGGAATTCCACGAGGCCGCCCTCGCCGAGATCGAACCCCTTGAGCAACTCGGCCAACTTGCCCTTGACGCAGAAAAAACCCCTAAGCGCGAAAAGGTCCTTCACCCGGGACCAGCGCTTCGGATCGAACACATAGGCCGCTTCGGCGAAGTCTTCCCGCTCAAGCTTTTCGCCTCGACTATACCTAAGCACATTCTGATATTGAGTTTCGGCTAGAGCGCTCTTTTCGAATTTCGGCGGCGCCCAGTCCTGACCGTAGTGCTTCTCCCGGATGCCCAGCTTGTCGAAAAGCCAGTAATTGCTGCCAACCGTGCTGACCCAGATCTCATCCGGCATCTCATGCTCCTCAAGGCGTGGCGCGTCCGGCGCGCGGCGATGCACCTTCCGGTTACATGGATCGCGCGCCCGCGCAACCGTCGAGCGCGCCGGGGGTCTCCGGGATAGGGGCCGGCCCTTGCGGGGGCCTGTCGCGGACGGCGCGCGGCCG
It encodes the following:
- a CDS encoding LuxR family transcriptional regulator, which translates into the protein MRLTTTTHDALDRVDRIRTATSVDDVVDLLSSALETFGFSAFLVTGLPPVQEDLGDHVLFNGWPRDWYHLYLREGFYKHDPMAAHSRQTINPFRWRDVVYPRDDLQAQRVMNRAADFGLRDGFSVPIFGARGEQACVTMAGEDLDLAGQNGPAVHLLALYAHATLRDLIRPIRRGRRQLSERERDVLQWAAEGKTNWEIGAILGISARTVHGHIQSASQKLDTLNRTAAVVKALRLGEIAL
- a CDS encoding DUF4149 domain-containing protein — protein: MLEIAALLAAATLFGGMVSFSALFAPLVFLKLPAETAGRFIRAVFPWYYLFVIVAGAGAALLAAALAPRAAALLALVAAGGLVARQILMPAINRARDADLAGDARAGSRFAVLHRGSVVLNVAQMIAVAVALVVFAR
- a CDS encoding FAD-dependent oxidoreductase; its protein translation is MPSATRPRIAIVGAGIAGLTCARRLADAGLAPVVFDKSRGLGGRIATRRTAEGLTFDHGAQFARAHGSDFAAVLKAAIEAGMAAPWPAADAIDAAPSGTGERIVGIPGMSSLVKPLATGLDIRVSHTLEGLRRDGGTWRLTFAEAEASAHVADAVALCLPAPQVAALLPDHGSARAELERVRIAPCWTLMVAFDAPPAGLPDAARCDAGPIAWIARSASKPGRPGEPPGFVVHATPDWSRAHLELTKEEACTRLLTALGDLAGAPLPPVRHAAAHRWRYAMTETPLGRPFLEIAPDGLFAAGDWCLGARVEAGHDSGAALADRLLTARDLTRRAGADARVGTADA
- a CDS encoding glucose 1-dehydrogenase; this translates as MAMSDAATTPFAGRTAVVTGGTKGIGRASSLALARKGAHVIIAARDCEAGEAVVDEIAAEGGRASFIRTDVTSSDDLAALHKTILARHGRLDIAFDNAGYQERRAPLVEQTGAVFDKVFDTNVKAVFECLRLQIPMMAAAGGGAIVVNASVSGLRNPNPGFSVYSASKAAVISLVRSAAMEAAEQGVRINLVAPGRVKTEMMLSSRVMDMEAVAAGLPIRRMGEPEEVAEAVTWLASDAASFVVGHVLCVDGGFMTL
- a CDS encoding DUF2948 family protein, with product MEQLKLAALDPEDLAVLSAQVQDAVLKVGDIRYLPAEGRLVIAMNRFAWDKTESGAKSQHERRRAALSFARISDLKAQNIRQDARDAVLSLLAVEYVPDEAPAGRINLLFAGGATLSFAVECIEAQLADLGAAWETGSKPHHTLD
- the hisD gene encoding histidinol dehydrogenase, producing the protein MALRLTVTDRDFQDRFAALLASKREASADVDAVVGDILQDVQQRGDAALLDYTRRFDRLEAASVADLAVSEAEIEAALAAVPQATLDALTLARDRIAAHHQRQMPKDDRYTDALGVELGSRWTAIAAVGLYVPGGTASYPSSVLMNAVPARVAGVERVVMVVPSPDGVLNPLVLAAAHLAGVTEIYRVGGAQAVAALAYGTETIAPVAKIVGPGNAYVAAAKRRVFGTVGIDMIAGPSEILVVADGANNPDWIAADLLSQAEHDVSAQSILITDDAGFAGAVEQAVDRQLATLPRAEVAAASWRDFGAVICLDTLEAAPPLVDAIAPEHLELAVADPEALFARIRNAGAVFLGRHTPEAIGDYVGGSNHVLPTARSARFSSGLSVLDFVKRTSLLRCTAESLRDLGPAAMALAEAEGLGAHARSVGIRLNL
- a CDS encoding UPF0262 family protein produces the protein MTASEEAGAQGTARLIDVELDEGSISRSTPDIEHERAVAIYDLIEDNAFAPEGDDKGPYRLKLSLVEKRLVFAVERENGDPVVTHLLSLTPLRKVVKDYFLICESYFEAIKTATPSQIEAIDMGRRGVHNEGSRILMERLEGKIRVDMQTARRLFTLVCALHWKG
- a CDS encoding protein-tyrosine-phosphatase, whose product is MNAVRSPMAAALTEQLFPRRIYVRSCGVREGEPDPFVEAVMQEIGCDLSRHRPKTFEMLEESGFDLVVTLAPEAHHKALEMTRTEAVDVEYWPTADPTLATGSREQILDSYRAVRDQLMTRIKTRFGWTPTPGG
- a CDS encoding imm11 family protein, which encodes MPDEIWVSTVGSNYWLFDKLGIREKHYGQDWAPPKFEKSALAETQYQNVLRYSRGEKLEREDFAEAAYVFDPKRWSRVKDLFALRGFFCVKGKLAELLKGFDLGEGGLVEFPIYEMDKTTRLPGPFYFLNFGSQKDCFLPGESKKAKLLARNKKTGVEIWERPIEPSDGDVAVSESALDGADLWVDPKLHSVIFMSGPLHDAIEAAQLGIDFSFVKARIV